A single region of the Oryzias latipes chromosome 19, ASM223467v1 genome encodes:
- the cby1 gene encoding protein chibby homolog 1, with protein sequence MEDLKRSLKMPLFGNLFSPKKTLSRRSASMSSLHTLDHSTKELELGLEYGPPEANIGGQIWKFEGGQWITESVGNTSSREMQRLKKKNLQLEEENNLLKLKIEVLLDMLTETTVEYHLMEKEVEDIKTQHRRKK encoded by the exons atgGAG GACCTTAAAAGATCTCTGAAGATGCCGCTGTTTGGAAACTTGTTCAGTCCGAAGAAAACTCTTTCCCGCAGATCTGCGTCCATGTCCAGCCTTCACACG TTGGATCATTCGACCAAAGAACTAGAGCTGGGCTTAGAGTACGGACCTCCCGAGGCCAACATCGGAGGCCAAATCTGGAAGTTTGAAGGTGGACAGTGGATCACAG agTCCGTTGGGAACACGTCTAGTAGGGAAATGCAGCggctcaaaaagaaaaatctccaactggaggaggaaaacaatCTCTTGAAATTAAAGATTGAGGTTCTGCTGGACATG CTGACGGAAACTACAGTGGAGTATCATCTAATGGAGAAAGAAGTGGAAGACATAAAGACtcaacacagaagaaaaaaataa